In Ruminococcaceae bacterium BL-6, a genomic segment contains:
- a CDS encoding SAM-dependent methyltransferase yields MRTAKWKEYELIDTSDGERLERWGSVVLIRPDPQIIWKTPRENPLWKKADARYLRSASGGGHWRENRPVPPMWRIHYGELTFQLKTMGFKHTGIFPEQAVNWDFAMEKIRSAKRPVRVLNLFGYTGAATLACALAGASVCHVDASRGMVAWAKENASACGLADRPVRWLVDDCVKFVRRERRRGNVYDGIIMDPPSYGRGPGGEVWKLEEELYPLVELCEPLLSEHPLFFLLNSYTAGLSPSVMAYLLGILVRKKHGGSVAADEIGLPVTQSGLVLPCGSTAVWQSGDSI; encoded by the coding sequence TTGAGAACGGCAAAATGGAAGGAATACGAGCTGATCGACACGTCGGACGGCGAGCGCCTGGAACGGTGGGGCAGCGTTGTCCTGATCCGCCCCGACCCGCAGATCATCTGGAAAACGCCGCGGGAAAACCCACTTTGGAAAAAGGCGGACGCGCGCTATCTGCGCTCCGCCAGCGGCGGCGGGCACTGGCGGGAAAACCGGCCCGTGCCCCCGATGTGGAGGATCCATTACGGCGAGCTGACGTTTCAGCTCAAGACCATGGGCTTTAAGCATACCGGAATTTTTCCGGAGCAGGCCGTGAACTGGGATTTCGCGATGGAGAAGATCCGGTCCGCGAAGCGCCCGGTGCGGGTGCTGAACCTGTTCGGCTACACGGGCGCGGCGACGCTGGCCTGCGCCCTCGCGGGTGCTTCCGTGTGCCATGTGGACGCGTCCAGGGGGATGGTGGCCTGGGCGAAGGAAAACGCCTCGGCCTGCGGGCTTGCGGACCGCCCGGTGCGCTGGCTGGTGGACGACTGCGTGAAGTTCGTCCGCCGCGAGCGGCGCCGCGGGAACGTGTACGACGGCATCATCATGGACCCGCCCTCCTACGGGCGCGGCCCGGGCGGCGAGGTCTGGAAGCTGGAAGAGGAGCTTTACCCGCTGGTGGAGCTCTGCGAGCCCCTGCTTTCGGAGCATCCGCTGTTCTTTCTGCTCAATTCCTATACGGCGGGGCTTTCCCCGTCGGTGATGGCGTACCTGCTGGGAATTCTGGTGCGGAAAAAGCACGGCGGCTCGGTGGCCGCCGACGAAATCGGCCTGCCGGTCACGCAGAGCGGGCTGGTGCTTCCGTGCGGAAGCACCGCCGTCTGGCAGAGCGGAGATTCAATTTAA
- the glmM gene encoding Phosphoglucosamine mutase — MGRLFGTDGARGVANSDLTCELSMNIGRAAAMVLTKGGHRHPKILIGKDTRVSSDMLENALIAGLCSVGADVLRLGVVPTPAVAYLIGKYGADAGVMISASHNPCEFNGIKIFSSTGYKLPDLLEEQIEAIVLDHAEEPEYPTGGDVGSVSTAVSAVRDYIDHIESTVPENALRGLSIGLDCANGSASRTAELLFSELGAQCHMISSRPNGVNINDCCGSTHIESLMKFVRENHLDAGLAFDGDADRCLAVDEKGRLVDGDFLMAICAMDMKSRGKLAKNAVVGTIMTNMGFQRFCEDNGIRFAATKVGDRYVLEEMLREQYNFGGEQSGHLIFLDYATTGDGQLTGAQLLSILRRRSAKLSSLATLMTRFPQVLVNVQVGSEGKLRFSADPEVTAAVEAAEKELGGDGRIVVRPSGTEPLLRVMVEGRDHSLIQSVADGVADVIRRRLA; from the coding sequence ATGGGAAGACTTTTTGGTACGGACGGCGCCCGGGGCGTCGCCAACAGCGACCTGACCTGCGAACTTTCGATGAACATCGGCCGCGCGGCCGCCATGGTGCTGACGAAGGGCGGGCACAGGCATCCGAAGATCCTGATCGGAAAGGACACGCGCGTTTCGTCGGATATGCTGGAAAACGCCCTGATCGCGGGGCTGTGCAGCGTCGGCGCGGATGTCCTGCGGCTCGGGGTCGTCCCGACGCCCGCCGTGGCCTATCTCATCGGGAAATACGGTGCGGATGCGGGCGTGATGATCTCCGCGTCCCACAATCCCTGTGAATTCAACGGGATCAAAATCTTCAGCAGCACGGGCTACAAGCTGCCCGACTTGCTGGAGGAGCAGATCGAGGCGATCGTGCTCGACCATGCGGAAGAGCCGGAGTATCCCACCGGCGGCGACGTCGGCTCGGTGAGCACGGCGGTTTCGGCTGTGCGCGACTATATCGACCACATCGAATCCACCGTGCCCGAAAACGCGCTTCGGGGCCTGAGCATCGGGCTGGACTGCGCGAACGGCTCGGCGTCCCGCACGGCGGAGCTTTTGTTCAGCGAGCTCGGGGCACAGTGCCATATGATCTCCAGCCGGCCGAACGGCGTCAATATCAACGACTGCTGCGGCTCCACCCATATCGAGAGCCTGATGAAATTCGTGCGCGAAAACCATCTGGATGCCGGGCTGGCGTTCGACGGCGACGCGGACCGCTGCCTGGCGGTGGATGAAAAAGGGCGCCTTGTGGACGGAGACTTTCTGATGGCGATCTGCGCGATGGATATGAAATCCCGCGGAAAGCTTGCGAAAAACGCGGTGGTCGGCACGATCATGACGAACATGGGCTTTCAGCGCTTCTGCGAGGACAACGGCATCCGGTTCGCCGCCACCAAGGTGGGCGACCGCTATGTGCTGGAGGAGATGCTTCGGGAGCAGTACAATTTCGGCGGCGAGCAGAGCGGCCACCTGATCTTCCTCGACTACGCCACCACCGGCGACGGCCAGTTGACGGGCGCGCAGCTTCTCTCCATCCTGCGCCGGCGCAGCGCGAAGCTTTCCAGCCTCGCCACGCTGATGACTCGTTTCCCGCAGGTGCTGGTCAACGTGCAGGTCGGCAGCGAGGGCAAGCTTCGCTTTTCCGCCGATCCGGAGGTGACCGCGGCGGTTGAGGCCGCCGAGAAAGAACTGGGCGGTGACGGGCGCATCGTGGTGCGGCCCTCGGGCACGGAGCCGCTTCTGCGCGTGATGGTGGAGGGGCGCGACCACAGCCTGATCCAGTCGGTGGCCGACGGGGTGGCGGATGTCATCCGCCGCAGGCTTGCATAA
- the ruvB gene encoding Holliday junction DNA helicase, ATP-dependent component (Evidence 2a : Function from experimental evidences in other organisms; PubMedId : 14701911, 15317759, 16267290, 19422832, 21600217, 24770420; Product type e : enzyme), with protein MNSDSDLDLENRVVAPDYSPEDAEVENPLRPRALSEYIGQQKVKENLSVFIEAAKQRGETLDHVLLYGPPGLGKTTLAGIIANELNVGLRITSGPAVEKPGDLAAILTNLNPGDVLFIDEVHRLSRSVEEILYPAMEDYALDIITGKGQMAASYHLPLPHFTLVGATTRAGQLSAPLRDRFGVVLRLELYSPQELSAIVRRSAGILKIAIEADGALEIASRSRGTPRVANRLLKRVRDFAQVISDGVITSSTAKLALDRLEVDELGLDANDRRILKALIRYYNGGPVGLETLAAAVGEEAVTIEDVYEPYLMQIGFLSRTPRGRCATRAAYRHLGIDPPGNEPGISGQQKLF; from the coding sequence GTGAATTCCGATTCCGATCTGGATCTGGAAAACCGCGTAGTGGCGCCGGATTATTCCCCCGAGGATGCGGAGGTGGAAAATCCCCTGCGGCCGCGCGCGCTTTCCGAATACATCGGACAGCAGAAGGTGAAGGAAAACCTTTCCGTCTTTATCGAGGCGGCGAAGCAGCGCGGCGAAACGCTGGACCACGTGCTTTTGTACGGGCCGCCCGGCCTCGGGAAGACGACGCTCGCGGGCATCATCGCGAACGAGCTGAACGTCGGGCTGCGCATCACGTCGGGCCCGGCAGTCGAAAAGCCGGGGGACCTCGCGGCGATCCTGACCAACCTGAACCCCGGCGACGTGCTGTTCATCGACGAAGTCCACCGCCTTTCACGCAGCGTGGAGGAGATTCTTTACCCCGCCATGGAGGATTACGCGCTCGATATCATTACGGGGAAAGGGCAGATGGCGGCTTCCTATCATCTGCCCCTGCCGCATTTTACGCTGGTGGGCGCAACCACGCGCGCGGGGCAGCTTTCGGCGCCGCTGCGCGACCGTTTTGGGGTGGTGCTGCGGCTGGAGCTGTATTCCCCGCAGGAGCTTTCCGCCATCGTGCGGCGAAGCGCCGGGATTTTGAAAATCGCGATCGAGGCGGACGGCGCGCTGGAAATCGCGTCGCGCTCGCGCGGGACGCCGCGCGTCGCAAACCGGCTGCTCAAGCGGGTGCGCGATTTCGCGCAGGTCATCAGCGACGGCGTTATCACAAGCAGCACCGCAAAGCTTGCGCTCGACCGGCTGGAAGTGGATGAACTCGGCCTTGACGCGAACGACCGCCGCATTTTGAAGGCGCTGATCCGTTATTACAACGGCGGCCCCGTGGGGCTGGAAACGCTGGCCGCGGCGGTTGGCGAAGAAGCCGTCACCATAGAGGATGTTTACGAGCCGTATCTGATGCAGATCGGCTTTCTCAGCCGCACCCCGCGCGGCCGCTGCGCGACGCGGGCGGCGTACCGGCACCTCGGCATCGACCCGCCGGGAAACGAGCCCGGCATCAGCGGACAGCAGAAGCTTTTTTAA
- the ruvA gene encoding Holliday junction ATP-dependent DNA helicase RuvA, whose amino-acid sequence MFYSLTGTLIHTEPSVAVVECGGVGFKCLTSRNTQRGLPKIGEKIRLYTHLNVREDALDLFGFLTVTELNCFKMLTGVSGVGPRVGLAILSELTPEQVAVAVASGDSRTLSRANGVGPKLAQRIALELKDKVKKAGGSAVTGGIQGIPTAAGNAENAVSALAVLGWSATEAAAIVGRFDSSLPVEELIRLSLKSMGGGGKT is encoded by the coding sequence ATGTTTTACAGCTTAACGGGAACTTTAATTCATACGGAGCCATCCGTCGCCGTCGTGGAGTGCGGCGGGGTCGGCTTCAAGTGCCTGACTTCCCGGAACACGCAGCGCGGGCTGCCGAAGATCGGGGAAAAAATCAGGCTTTACACTCACTTGAACGTGCGCGAGGATGCGCTCGACCTGTTCGGCTTTCTCACGGTGACGGAGCTCAACTGCTTCAAAATGCTGACCGGGGTCAGCGGGGTGGGGCCCAGAGTGGGCCTCGCGATTTTGTCCGAGCTGACGCCCGAGCAGGTGGCGGTCGCGGTGGCGTCCGGCGACAGCAGGACCCTTTCCCGCGCGAACGGAGTGGGGCCGAAGCTTGCCCAGCGCATCGCGCTGGAGCTGAAGGATAAAGTGAAAAAAGCGGGGGGCTCCGCCGTGACCGGCGGAATACAGGGGATCCCGACGGCCGCCGGGAACGCGGAGAACGCCGTGAGCGCGCTCGCCGTGCTCGGCTGGTCCGCCACCGAGGCCGCCGCCATCGTGGGCCGGTTCGACAGCTCCCTTCCGGTCGAAGAGCTCATCCGCCTCTCCCTGAAATCCATGGGAGGGGGCGGTAAGACGTGA
- the ruvC gene encoding Crossover junction endodeoxyribonuclease RuvC yields MVILGIDPGYAIVGYGAVRVRGSRYQPLEYGAVVTKAGEPFEDRLLSIYDTISAVIAHCRPDAVSIEKLYFKNNKTTAIGVAEARGVILLAARRAGTAIYEYTPLQVKQAVTGYGQAKKPQVMEMTRRLLCLAEMPKPDDTADALAMAICHGQAAGSALRRAMLAGGIT; encoded by the coding sequence ATGGTGATTTTAGGGATAGACCCGGGATACGCGATTGTGGGATACGGCGCGGTGCGCGTGCGCGGCAGCCGTTACCAGCCGCTGGAGTACGGCGCGGTCGTCACCAAGGCGGGCGAGCCTTTCGAGGACCGGCTGCTCAGCATCTACGACACGATTTCGGCGGTGATCGCCCACTGCAGGCCGGATGCGGTCTCCATTGAAAAGCTTTATTTTAAGAACAACAAAACCACGGCGATCGGCGTGGCGGAAGCGCGGGGGGTCATCCTGCTTGCCGCGCGGCGGGCCGGCACGGCCATTTACGAATATACGCCGCTTCAGGTGAAACAGGCGGTGACCGGATACGGACAGGCGAAGAAGCCGCAGGTGATGGAGATGACCCGCCGGCTCCTTTGTCTTGCCGAAATGCCGAAGCCGGACGACACCGCCGACGCGCTGGCCATGGCGATCTGCCACGGGCAGGCGGCGGGGTCGGCGCTGCGCCGCGCGATGCTGGCGGGAGGAATCACATAA
- a CDS encoding Spore germination protein YpeB produces MTRKRKIQVITLTAAVILILGGTTASGYLLAAKYRTNLEYSYRRALSDLGDYVSGMETTLNKAVYANTAPQQNGIAARLMRDSSGAKAALSALPLKGDEFDNMSKFIAQVGDFSTALCNKVSSGGKISTDEFKTIRGLGEYAKNLEQGLSDVQQEFSDGTVRIGETESLVKNMKSTQPVFSDRMETVAKDFENYPKLIYDGPFSDHVGQKTPKLTEGKAEVKQGNAQNTAAQFLGVKESGLKHAGDTGGGLPTYNFTSGDIWISVTKKAGFPVKLTDPRQIGEAKLGYQDALQKSKEFLNAHNLPDMKESYYVIHDGKCTINYAYTKDGVVYYPDLIKVSVALDNGGIVDFDATGYVMNHVGRKKPAVKLTQAEAQKSVSPYLTVKKGELAVIPTPGLTEVTCYEFLCESKVEKNQQVLVYIDAATGYEQDILILLFSDDGVLTK; encoded by the coding sequence ATGACCCGAAAAAGAAAGATTCAGGTGATCACCCTGACGGCGGCCGTAATCCTGATTCTGGGCGGAACGACGGCCAGCGGGTATCTGCTGGCGGCCAAATACCGGACGAATCTCGAGTACAGCTACCGGCGCGCCCTGAGCGACCTGGGCGACTACGTTTCCGGCATGGAAACGACGCTGAACAAAGCGGTTTACGCGAACACCGCCCCGCAGCAGAACGGCATCGCCGCACGCCTGATGCGCGATTCCAGCGGGGCCAAAGCGGCCCTTTCGGCGCTCCCCCTGAAAGGGGACGAATTCGACAATATGAGCAAATTCATCGCGCAGGTGGGCGATTTTTCCACAGCGCTCTGCAATAAAGTGAGCTCGGGCGGAAAAATCAGCACGGATGAGTTCAAAACGATCCGCGGCCTGGGCGAATACGCGAAAAACCTGGAGCAGGGGCTCTCGGATGTGCAGCAGGAGTTCAGCGACGGAACCGTCAGGATCGGGGAGACCGAATCGCTCGTCAAGAATATGAAATCCACCCAGCCGGTTTTCAGCGACCGGATGGAAACGGTCGCGAAGGACTTTGAGAATTATCCGAAGCTGATCTACGACGGGCCGTTCTCCGACCACGTCGGCCAGAAAACGCCGAAGCTGACCGAGGGCAAGGCCGAGGTGAAGCAGGGCAACGCCCAGAACACCGCGGCTCAGTTCCTCGGGGTGAAGGAATCCGGCCTGAAGCACGCCGGCGACACGGGCGGCGGCCTGCCGACCTACAACTTCACCTCCGGCGACATCTGGATCTCCGTCACGAAAAAAGCGGGGTTCCCCGTGAAGCTGACGGACCCCAGACAGATCGGCGAAGCAAAGCTGGGGTATCAGGATGCGCTTCAAAAATCCAAGGAATTCCTGAACGCGCACAACCTGCCCGATATGAAGGAAAGCTATTACGTGATCCACGACGGGAAATGCACGATCAACTACGCCTATACGAAGGACGGCGTCGTCTATTACCCCGACCTGATCAAAGTTTCCGTCGCGCTCGACAACGGCGGCATCGTGGATTTCGACGCGACGGGCTATGTGATGAACCATGTCGGCCGGAAGAAGCCGGCGGTGAAGCTGACGCAGGCCGAGGCCCAGAAAAGCGTAAGCCCTTACCTGACGGTAAAAAAAGGGGAGCTGGCAGTCATACCAACCCCCGGGCTTACCGAAGTGACCTGCTATGAGTTCCTGTGCGAAAGCAAGGTGGAGAAGAATCAGCAGGTGCTGGTTTATATCGACGCCGCGACCGGCTACGAACAGGATATCCTGATCCTCCTCTTCTCGGACGACGGGGTGCTGACAAAATGA
- a CDS encoding exported protein of unknown function (Evidence 5 : Unknown function) — MNQRKKHRFFAAAIAAAAAFSLVLAACSASSAGKSGANAAASRTTADMAVGAAQKTAEAASAASGSKADGSALSSGLQKALSEQKIIERLTYQIETLKFDESVAGIQSLCTGLGGYVQESAVDGDGALNKNTMRSAHYVLRLPQENLSKWKAGASKTGAVLNVATSSENVTEQYYDAESRLKSLKAQQERLLELMKKADKMSDVVELEKALADVVYQIEQITGALRQYDSLISYATVTVDLREVAKSTLIDKTPVTLGEKISFQFRRSLRVIAEAGEGLLVFVLGGLPILVLAAAVIAAILFFRRLVRAKKRKALGLKQKAENDEPGGGDSPSGPASGGKE; from the coding sequence TTGAACCAAAGAAAAAAGCACAGGTTTTTTGCCGCGGCGATTGCCGCAGCGGCTGCGTTTTCCCTTGTCCTTGCCGCATGCTCCGCTTCCTCGGCAGGAAAAAGCGGCGCGAATGCGGCGGCGAGCCGCACCACTGCGGATATGGCCGTCGGAGCAGCCCAGAAAACGGCGGAGGCCGCCTCCGCGGCGTCCGGGTCGAAAGCGGATGGATCCGCTTTGAGCAGCGGCCTTCAGAAGGCGCTGTCCGAACAGAAGATCATCGAGCGCCTTACCTACCAGATCGAAACGCTGAAGTTTGACGAATCCGTCGCCGGAATCCAGTCGCTCTGCACCGGGCTCGGCGGCTATGTGCAGGAATCCGCAGTCGACGGGGACGGCGCGCTGAACAAAAACACGATGCGCAGCGCGCATTACGTGCTGCGCCTGCCGCAGGAGAACCTTTCCAAATGGAAGGCCGGCGCATCCAAAACCGGGGCGGTCCTGAACGTCGCGACCTCCAGCGAAAACGTGACCGAACAGTATTACGACGCCGAGTCGCGCCTGAAAAGCCTGAAAGCACAGCAGGAACGCCTGCTGGAGCTGATGAAGAAGGCCGATAAGATGTCCGACGTCGTGGAGCTTGAAAAAGCCCTTGCCGACGTGGTGTACCAGATCGAGCAGATAACCGGCGCGCTGCGCCAGTACGATTCCCTCATCAGCTATGCCACCGTCACGGTTGATCTGCGCGAGGTCGCGAAGTCCACCCTGATCGACAAGACGCCCGTCACGCTGGGGGAAAAAATCTCGTTCCAATTCCGGCGGTCGCTCCGCGTGATCGCCGAGGCGGGCGAGGGGCTTTTGGTGTTCGTTTTGGGCGGCCTGCCGATTCTGGTTCTCGCGGCGGCGGTGATCGCGGCCATCCTATTTTTCAGGCGTCTTGTGCGGGCCAAGAAACGCAAGGCGCTCGGCCTGAAGCAGAAAGCTGAGAACGACGAGCCGGGCGGCGGCGATTCCCCTTCTGGCCCGGCATCCGGCGGAAAAGAGTAG
- a CDS encoding His_kinase domain-containing protein, whose amino-acid sequence MKIRKPRLKSLYDKLMIPISAMVILSLTLGGAAAYYSYYQQFVRASVQMNSAILSQTATNLEEINNHLSKVAASLAFGGPALRNSLTTTLDKPLDEWKARYILEQQLKNLSIGLIDYEITILGINGLEVTSENGGIPDNGSIAIHSPLFSQALKTGRVCYTAFAKGYTYSTKDAAVIAGCLALKDNAGKPYAGVFISFREADFRRFYEDLSSPYNTIQVISQNGVIFSGSYGRNIGVSRPDLLAAARRQENGENGAVHFEKETAVLSTYCVSTDSYLLAEMNLPVLLGELHHAQRVVLFLWLLIYLSLIVVLAKVIKRVLSPLHHLSDHMQSSAGPPTPVDETAVTELSPLLASYNHMVQNTSDYLDRLAEKNEKIRRYEQDLLQMQINPHFLYNTLGSVKHLIIQNEKDLAIQSMDSLVELLRSTLHCGQTFIPVEKEIENIRYYANIIEPRYGYQVVLKIHAEPETFSCEIPNLLLQPLVENAFFHGFQNSKRGKILLFLTMDKQKGDCLHCEIIDNGDGIEPELFRRIMNDSAPRKSSTRIGIRNIKERLELLYPGKSSFHITNEYGYGLSVEMIFPAHPDGGGQQLQREDPALPS is encoded by the coding sequence GTGAAAATCCGTAAACCCAGGCTGAAATCCCTGTACGACAAGCTGATGATTCCCATCTCGGCCATGGTGATCCTCTCCCTGACGCTGGGCGGCGCCGCCGCTTACTATTCCTATTATCAGCAGTTTGTCCGCGCCTCCGTTCAGATGAACTCCGCCATTCTCTCCCAGACCGCCACCAATCTGGAGGAGATCAACAACCATCTTTCCAAGGTGGCCGCATCCCTTGCGTTCGGGGGGCCCGCTCTCCGGAACTCCCTGACGACGACGCTGGACAAGCCCCTGGATGAGTGGAAAGCCCGCTATATCCTGGAGCAGCAGCTGAAAAATCTCAGCATCGGACTGATCGACTATGAAATCACGATCCTGGGGATCAACGGCCTTGAGGTCACGTCGGAGAACGGCGGCATTCCGGACAACGGCTCCATCGCCATCCATTCCCCCCTGTTCTCACAGGCCCTGAAAACCGGGCGGGTGTGTTACACCGCTTTCGCCAAAGGCTATACTTACTCCACAAAGGACGCCGCCGTGATAGCGGGCTGCCTGGCCCTGAAGGACAACGCGGGGAAGCCCTACGCCGGCGTCTTCATCAGCTTTCGGGAAGCGGATTTCCGCCGCTTTTACGAGGACCTTTCCTCCCCTTACAACACCATACAGGTCATCTCCCAAAACGGCGTGATCTTTTCTGGCTCGTACGGCAGGAATATCGGCGTTTCCCGCCCGGATCTGCTGGCCGCCGCCCGGCGGCAGGAGAACGGCGAAAACGGAGCGGTCCATTTTGAAAAAGAAACCGCGGTCCTGAGCACCTACTGCGTTTCCACCGACTCCTACCTTCTGGCGGAAATGAATCTGCCGGTCCTGCTCGGCGAGCTTCATCACGCCCAGAGGGTCGTGCTGTTCCTGTGGCTTCTCATCTATCTGTCGCTGATCGTCGTTCTCGCCAAAGTGATCAAAAGGGTGCTCAGTCCCCTTCATCATCTTTCCGATCATATGCAGAGCAGCGCCGGGCCGCCCACACCAGTGGATGAAACCGCCGTCACGGAGCTGTCGCCCCTGCTGGCCTCTTATAATCACATGGTGCAAAACACAAGCGACTACCTGGACCGGCTGGCGGAAAAAAACGAGAAGATCCGCCGGTATGAGCAGGATCTGCTGCAAATGCAGATCAATCCCCATTTTTTATACAATACTTTGGGGAGCGTCAAGCACCTGATCATCCAGAACGAAAAGGATCTGGCGATCCAGAGCATGGATTCGCTGGTGGAGCTGCTCCGCAGCACCCTGCACTGCGGCCAGACGTTCATTCCGGTGGAGAAGGAGATCGAAAACATCCGCTATTACGCGAATATCATCGAGCCGCGCTACGGCTATCAGGTCGTCCTGAAAATCCACGCCGAGCCGGAGACCTTCTCCTGTGAAATCCCCAACCTGCTGCTGCAGCCCCTGGTGGAAAACGCGTTTTTCCACGGGTTCCAAAACAGCAAAAGAGGGAAGATCCTTCTGTTCCTCACGATGGACAAACAGAAGGGGGACTGTCTGCACTGCGAGATCATCGACAACGGGGACGGGATTGAGCCGGAGCTGTTCCGCCGGATCATGAACGATTCCGCGCCCCGGAAGAGCAGCACCCGGATCGGCATCCGGAACATCAAGGAACGGCTGGAGCTGCTCTATCCCGGGAAAAGCTCCTTTCACATCACCAATGAGTACGGATACGGGCTCAGCGTCGAAATGATTTTTCCCGCCCACCCGGACGGCGGCGGACAGCAGCTTCAGCGGGAAGATCCCGCCCTTCCTTCCTGA
- a CDS encoding conserved protein of unknown function (Evidence 4 : Unknown function but conserved in other organisms), whose product MISREQSSFVIGFEASNGQEALGALEKETFDLVLCDVVMPVMDGIAFLREYRKRNLKAPVIMLSNFDEYDKVRQAFKLGARDYILKDSATGGSLLRLLEEYCRNREMPDETYNFQSLVREALDGYSSPPFSALSQYVQSRVSGSSFRLLYLDMPQKDLSGEKDLFNTMCEIFRDHIVFSAITTQHHGIVLVHTALPLERKELQAIFENLQKSFPHTCGVLSRALTSLSDFRAGCERLNQAAAYAIYRSPPLFFSEEEIPPSHPCEPFPKERFLSLVKEQDLAGARETLMSFWEQTAAGQAMEPAAFKRQLEDVLFQTIQELKPFFQESMAMTRLQIKLLKELDYAYSREQITGIVESLFEGVRRQLPFLSQKQGTAVRDVMRYIADHYREPVTLQDAAAALHLNYTYLSSCVTQNTGKSFIEHLNAVRIKEAKRLLKETEMTVGEISDAIGYRDQGYFGKVFKRLAGTTPLHYRNACQRGDEL is encoded by the coding sequence ATGATTAGTCGGGAGCAGTCTTCCTTTGTCATCGGCTTTGAAGCGTCCAACGGTCAGGAAGCCCTGGGCGCTTTGGAAAAGGAAACGTTTGATCTTGTCCTGTGCGACGTCGTGATGCCTGTGATGGATGGAATTGCATTTCTGCGGGAATACCGGAAGCGGAACCTGAAGGCCCCGGTGATCATGCTCAGCAATTTCGATGAATACGATAAAGTGCGGCAGGCGTTTAAGCTGGGAGCCAGGGATTACATTTTAAAGGACTCCGCGACGGGCGGCTCCCTGCTCCGTTTATTGGAGGAATACTGCCGGAACCGGGAAATGCCGGATGAAACCTACAATTTTCAGAGCCTGGTCAGGGAAGCTTTGGACGGCTATTCCTCCCCGCCGTTTTCCGCTCTTTCCCAATATGTGCAGAGCCGCGTCTCCGGGAGCTCTTTCCGCCTTCTCTATCTGGACATGCCGCAGAAGGATCTTTCCGGCGAAAAAGACCTGTTCAACACGATGTGTGAAATTTTCCGGGACCATATCGTGTTTTCCGCAATCACGACACAGCATCACGGTATTGTGCTGGTTCATACGGCGCTCCCTTTGGAGCGGAAGGAATTGCAGGCGATTTTTGAAAATCTCCAAAAATCGTTTCCCCACACCTGCGGCGTCCTGTCCCGGGCGCTTACGAGCCTTTCGGATTTCCGGGCCGGCTGCGAGCGCCTGAACCAGGCCGCCGCCTATGCGATCTACAGGTCGCCGCCGCTCTTCTTTTCAGAAGAGGAGATCCCGCCCTCTCACCCGTGCGAGCCCTTCCCCAAGGAGCGGTTCCTGTCCCTTGTAAAAGAGCAGGATCTGGCCGGCGCGCGGGAGACGCTGATGTCCTTCTGGGAGCAAACCGCCGCGGGGCAGGCCATGGAACCGGCCGCCTTCAAACGGCAGCTGGAGGATGTCCTCTTTCAGACCATACAGGAGCTGAAGCCCTTCTTTCAGGAATCCATGGCGATGACCCGGCTGCAGATCAAGCTTCTGAAAGAGCTGGATTACGCCTATTCCAGGGAGCAGATCACCGGGATCGTGGAATCGCTGTTTGAAGGGGTCCGCCGGCAGCTTCCGTTCCTTTCCCAGAAGCAGGGCACGGCAGTCCGGGATGTGATGCGGTACATCGCGGACCATTACCGGGAGCCCGTCACCCTTCAGGATGCCGCCGCCGCTCTTCACCTGAATTATACCTACCTTTCCTCCTGCGTGACCCAGAATACCGGAAAGAGCTTTATCGAACATTTGAATGCGGTCCGGATCAAAGAGGCGAAGAGGCTGCTGAAGGAAACCGAGATGACCGTCGGAGAGATCAGCGACGCGATCGGCTACAGGGATCAGGGCTACTTCGGCAAGGTGTTCAAGCGTCTGGCGGGAACAACGCCGCTGCATTACCGGAATGCCTGCCAAAGGGGGGATGAGCTGTGA